In Amycolatopsis jiangsuensis, the following proteins share a genomic window:
- a CDS encoding MFS transporter, giving the protein MIDPTSTAVRKAMRRLVPLMAVCYFVAYLDRTNLAVAALTMNAELGLTATAYGFGAGVLFLGYVLLDAPSNLIMHRVGARRWMARIMIVWGVVAACGATISGEVSFFVLRFLLGVAEAGFFPGMILYLTYWFPAARRATVTGLFMVAVPLSTAIGAPLGGLLLKLEGLAGLSGWRWLYLIEGAPAFVLGIALLWLLPDRPAKAKWLTADERGAIEDVLAREQAETERANPMPVRRALVHGRTLALGLVYFGIAFGLYGLGFWMPQIIKSSLLIKDNLSVTLLTAAPYAVGAVAMVWWGRSCDRSGRSATYTMLPMVLGGLALVVTAFLTGAPWLGYAGLCACAVGVMASFPAFWAMPATFVSGAAAAAAIGVINSIGNVSGFLGPYWVGWMSGLFGSAQWGLVTIGLVMIAGGILARALGNPTRRTAMAAAGGAGSPSS; this is encoded by the coding sequence ATGATCGATCCGACGTCCACGGCGGTGCGCAAGGCCATGCGGCGGCTCGTGCCGCTGATGGCGGTCTGCTACTTCGTCGCCTACCTCGACCGCACGAACCTCGCCGTGGCAGCGTTGACGATGAACGCCGAACTCGGTCTGACCGCGACCGCGTACGGCTTCGGCGCCGGCGTGCTCTTCCTCGGCTACGTGCTGCTCGACGCGCCGAGCAACCTGATCATGCACCGGGTGGGCGCCCGCCGGTGGATGGCCCGGATCATGATCGTCTGGGGAGTGGTGGCCGCCTGCGGCGCGACGATCTCCGGCGAGGTCAGCTTCTTCGTGCTGCGCTTCCTGCTCGGGGTGGCGGAGGCGGGCTTTTTCCCCGGAATGATCCTGTACCTGACCTACTGGTTCCCGGCCGCGCGCCGCGCGACGGTGACCGGCCTGTTCATGGTGGCGGTGCCGCTGTCCACCGCGATCGGCGCACCGCTGGGCGGGCTGCTGCTCAAACTCGAGGGGCTGGCCGGGCTGAGCGGCTGGCGGTGGCTGTACCTGATCGAGGGCGCGCCCGCGTTCGTGCTCGGGATCGCGCTGCTGTGGCTGCTGCCGGACCGTCCGGCGAAGGCCAAGTGGCTCACCGCGGACGAACGCGGCGCGATCGAGGACGTGCTGGCGCGGGAGCAGGCCGAAACCGAGCGGGCGAACCCCATGCCGGTGCGCCGCGCGCTGGTGCACGGCCGGACCCTGGCGCTGGGCCTGGTCTACTTCGGCATCGCCTTCGGCCTGTACGGGCTCGGCTTCTGGATGCCGCAGATCATCAAGTCCAGCCTGCTGATCAAGGACAACCTGAGCGTCACGCTGCTCACTGCCGCGCCGTACGCGGTCGGCGCGGTGGCGATGGTGTGGTGGGGCCGGTCCTGCGACCGTTCGGGCAGGTCGGCGACCTACACGATGCTGCCCATGGTGCTCGGCGGGTTGGCGCTGGTCGTCACGGCGTTCCTGACCGGCGCGCCGTGGCTGGGCTACGCGGGACTGTGCGCGTGCGCGGTCGGCGTGATGGCGTCGTTCCCGGCCTTCTGGGCCATGCCCGCGACCTTCGTGTCCGGCGCCGCGGCGGCCGCGGCGATCGGGGTGATCAACTCGATCGGCAACGTCTCCGGCTTCCTCGGCCCGTACTGGGTGGGCTGGATGTCCGGCCTGTTCGGCTCCGCCCAGTGGGGCCTGGTGACCATCGGACTGGTCATGATCGCGGGCGGAATCCTGGCCCGCGCACTGGGAAACCCCACCCGCCGGACGGCGATGGCGGCCGCTGGTGGCGCCGGGAGCCCGTCGTCCTGA
- a CDS encoding ABC transporter ATP-binding protein, which yields MSSTPVIDVERLNLSYGDFHAVKDLSFQVARGEFYALLGTNGAGKTSTLETIEGHRAATSGRVRVFGHDPRDRALVRPRMGIMLQESGFSPDLTVGESVRLIGRLTHRSDRIERVLGVVDLAGKATTKVSQLSGGEKRRLDFATAVYGTPELVFLDEPTTGLDIQSRDHLWDSVDRLRDEGSTIVLTTHYLEEAQQRADRIGLMHQGSFHREGTVSELTRTLPSTIRFQLPADALPLPLPATREPEGTFLIETFSLQKDLHTLLGWAQDHAVDLRDLQAGPTRLDDVFRSIGND from the coding sequence ATGTCCTCGACACCAGTCATCGACGTTGAACGTCTGAACCTCAGCTACGGCGACTTCCACGCGGTGAAGGACCTGTCCTTCCAGGTGGCGCGCGGCGAGTTCTACGCCCTGCTCGGCACCAACGGGGCGGGCAAGACCTCCACCCTGGAAACCATCGAAGGCCACCGGGCGGCCACCTCGGGCCGGGTCCGGGTGTTCGGGCACGACCCGCGCGACCGCGCACTGGTCCGGCCGCGGATGGGAATCATGTTGCAGGAGAGCGGATTCTCGCCGGACCTCACGGTAGGGGAGTCGGTCCGGCTGATCGGGCGGCTCACCCACCGCAGCGACCGGATCGAGCGTGTGCTCGGCGTCGTCGACCTCGCCGGCAAGGCCACCACCAAGGTCTCCCAGCTCTCCGGCGGAGAGAAACGACGGCTGGACTTCGCCACCGCGGTGTACGGCACGCCGGAGCTGGTCTTCCTCGACGAACCCACCACCGGACTGGACATCCAGTCCCGCGATCACCTCTGGGACTCGGTCGACCGGTTGCGCGACGAGGGCTCCACGATCGTGCTCACGACGCACTACCTCGAAGAGGCCCAGCAGCGCGCGGACCGCATCGGGCTCATGCACCAGGGCAGTTTCCACCGCGAGGGCACGGTTTCCGAGCTGACCCGGACCCTGCCCTCGACCATCAGGTTCCAGCTGCCCGCCGATGCGCTGCCGCTGCCGCTGCCGGCCACGCGGGAGCCCGAGGGCACGTTCCTCATCGAGACCTTCAGCCTGCAGAAGGACCTGCACACGCTGCTCGGCTGGGCCCAGGACCACGCGGTGGACCTGCGTGACCTGCAGGCCGGCCCGACCCGGCTCGACGACGTCTTCCGCTCCATCGGCAACGACTGA